In Vigna angularis cultivar LongXiaoDou No.4 chromosome 8, ASM1680809v1, whole genome shotgun sequence, the DNA window CATTGGCAACCTCAACATGTTTCATTCCATAACATGCGCGTGATGGATCCTGTTCCACATCAAATACATATTCAATCAGGATTTCCTATATTTCTGAAAATGCAATATTTAGGTAAGCTGTTTCTACAGCTTTGAAGAGACAATAATCCAAGGGAGAAACATGAGTACTCCTTTTATGCTAAGGTGATACTTCCTTTAGATTTTTTATTCTCACTCTAAACCagatttttaatactttttgtgcacaagaataagaaaaaaaaatgtacttttGTAGAACAGACAGAAAAATAATGGTTTCCCATGATAAATCCTCTGGAACATGACTTTTTTTAGCTTACCCAGCATCCACCCAGTTACATTGGTAACTCTCGATTGGGTTCAACAAATACTAAACATCATTACGTAAGAAGTATAATAAGGAGAAAGTATTAGCACAATATAATTGAGATAACTTTTACTTTCGATAAAAGTATGatgttatttgaattttaaacacCTAATAAAAATCTTAGAATGAAAAACAGAAAGCAAATTTGATGGAAGATATGCTTCTCATGCAATTCAATAAAGTAAACATCTAACTACATGGCATTCTAATCATAAAAATAGGCAAGGTTAACAAATGCATCTGAAAAGAAAACCTGACATTTGAAAGCATGTTGAAGAAATCCTTCATAACTCGAACCTgaaaaacaaggaaataaaaGCTTAACCCACActcaatataaaataagtaaacatAATACGGAATTTTTTCAGCAGTGCTaaagagaaaagtaaaagaTACGGGCTTTGATGGTACCTCTTGTGCTGCTTTAGTATCTTTTATCAAATTCATGACATTTGGAGCATCCAAAACCTCCCTTAAACTATGCCTacagataataaataattaggcTAAAGAGAtaagataaagaaaatacaGCAGTGCCCACAAGCAATTGAACTTAAAAGTTAATCCTTAAAATAAGAGTCAGTTACTCTATGTTTGCAGCCATATTTTTTAAGTCAATACACATAAGAATATTACACAGAAGAAAGATTAAGCAAGTCAAGCCACAGTTAATTGATCAGCAAGCACAACAATCTTCACATGTTCATGTTAATTCTAATTACCTTACGAGGCTTTTGTAGCATACTAAAAAAGTAGGAAAATATGCAAATAAAAGAAAGCAACCATACTTGTATCCTGAAGTTGTATGCACAAGAATGATGCGTGATTTGTTTTCAATAATAGCTCGCAACTGTCTTCGTTCTGCCTCCAAAAATAAGTGACGATGAAACTGATCCtgaaacagaaacagaatttcaaaatcctGTCTTCACTTAAGGAAGCAAAAACCACTAAAGATgattttatactattaataataatacatgcaaacacacaatcaaatttgtaaatattcaCCACGAATAAAGCAAACAGGAAATAATTGCTCACCTTTGTAAATCCTGGACTTGCAATTACAGCACAACGAACCACGTTGAAATCGATATGTTTCAAGAAAGCCTAAACAGATTCGTAGAATTCCAGTATATTTGTCAATGCGCCTTTTACACTTTTTGttgaatgtaaaatatatatgattaaatataagaaagaaataCTAGGGCAAAAGATCATGATAATATCCTCTTAACCAAGAGTaaagaaacatataaaatacattcattcaTACAATAAGGAGATATTTGATAACTGGCATTCTCATTCTCATCCAGGCATCTAATATTATCCAACAAGATGCCCATATTTGGTGCATGGGTATGATATTATTACCGTGAGTATCTCATTGCTCGGGGAAAGGAAGTGGCTATAAGTCAACTAATGAAGAACACCAATTCAAAACTAGCTacacatatataacataataagAATCAGGTGATATAGCTTTGAGGGGTGTTTGAATTTGCATTATAGCATTAGCTTTAATTTCAGAAACAccttaattgaaaaaaaaattataaatcatagtaaatccatttcaatttttttaatgtggaATATGTATCACTAATGAGAATAAATGCTAAAGATAAGAAATTTAATTCCTTATTTACCTGCATAACATTCTCGAAGAACTTATCCAAAGCCTACAAAATGGAGGGATGCTTTAGAATTGTATCACTCAAGTTATATAATTCATTCACTGACGTCTTACAATAGGGTGACAGATCTTACTTTCTCATAACCAGCAATTGCAGGCCCATGCTTGCGAGGAATAGATGTTTCTATCCGCGATCGAGTAACAGTCATACTGTTTTATTGGATTAATACGATGAATCATTTCATTGTAATGACACAATTACATGGAAAACATAAACTAGAGTATCAACAAGAAGCAGAACgtgtatttaatttccagtgtTTGTGGTTACCCAcagaaatcaaaataaaaataacagtgaCCAAGTTTAATATGAGTGCTGAGCAAATTATCTTATGGATAAAATGCTATTATAAGTAATACATATAAATGAAACCTAGTAAATTTATAGCCAACCTTCTACCAACAAGGAGGATATGAGCTAATCCTTCCTGCATCAACACCACTGCTAGATCAGCACTTGCACCAGGATCTGCAAAATATGCATGGGATTTTCATTCACAGTTTTGATTACTAAGATTTACACCAACAGTCAGACAACAAATGACCACACGAGGATTGTTAACCCTTTGTTTGCTTGAAAAACATGACTGGTTctatatgataatttatttcattctttCCACCATTTTTCTAAAACAACTATTTAAAGGTGTGCAGGAGATTTAAGACATCTGATAAAGTAgaaattcaacaattttatCAAGTGAAAATAGGTAAAGTAATATCTTCATTCTTCAAATtagaatattttgtaatttccACGCAAACAGACTACGCCACTAAAATTtccataattataaatatctataaaagaaTTGAGACATTCATATAATTTGATACGTACCAGAGGCCTGCTGTAGCACCTCCAAAGCCAAAGAATCCCAAACATCCTACAAGAGGCAGAATATAATATTCAGTAATTGTGATTCAAAAAGGTACCAGTGGGCTGCGAACTATATCACAATGTGATTTTCATAAAGATTCCTCACCACTCATTTCTTAGGTTACATTTTCTATTCTAACCATAATGGCACAGTGATAAATACAAGCAAAAGGCCTGGCTTATATGCATATGAAGCACGAGTTTAACATTGCGAAATGATTTGTAACAAGAAGCACAATGATTCAAGAGAAAATACCTTTCTGACCACAAACGGTCGCTGCAGTTCAAGTTCTAGAGTATGGAAAGCTCCTATCTGCAACGAGTTACAAAGATGAAAACTTAAGTTCGGCAGTAACAATTTGGAGAAGAAATCTGGATGACAGTCGCAGTTCACTACCTTgacatgttcattctctaaaaTGTTCTTTCCACGAACACGCAGAATAGAACCTTCTTTGTCATAATCAGCAACCTagtataaaacaaaatcaagatAACACAACCTGAAAAACCGAACAGAAATCCTACTGATAGCACAAATACCTCTTCGACTTTAATTTCCAGTTTGAGCTTAACGCGCTCTGCATCTCGACCGCCATGAGCGGCCTCTCTAACAACCTTCCTATTAAAGTTACAACAAGCAAGAAAAcgaaagaaatatgaaaattgaaaaacagaTTATGCGATCAAAGAAAGCAAGAATTGAGAGAAAATAGCACCTAACAGTAACGGCCATGACAGAGTCTCCGGGAGCAATCAAGTTATACGCAAACCACAGATCATCGGAATCCACCGCCACCATCTGCATAGTGCACAGAATAAACGTGAAGAAGAAATTTCATGGAACTAAGGAAACTGAAGTGTGGAGAATAGGAATTGAACCTTAACGCTACCAGGTCCATTAGGAACGATGTCTCTGCGAACGATCCTCATGGCTGTGGATACCACCGGCGCTAAACACCAcactttcttccttttctctctctccttgAAACGACGGTTGAAACTTTAggttttaagaataaataaatattctattcatttaaaaaatatatttttaatagttgaataaaacattaattaaaatataaatctttgtatcaatataaaaatataaaaactataaaacacattaataaaaatataaaaactataaaacaaaatttcattgAACTCTTGACTTCAAAATAAACTTATGTGAGTTATCATTATAACTTTTCACATCTCAACTTAGTGACATATTAAAGTGCATCAAAGATTgcttaaaagttatttatacttttatattattattatataaagattattCACTATCCTTTAAGCAttcttttatcaaaataattatttacgaatttttccttttaagtgactttttttataaaaaaattaccattttttttaaatttaactatttttccAAGCTAAAagaactatttataataaaaaagttatctaaaaaagaaaacattgcaattatttaaaaatatttttaattatgataacaattttattagtttttattatcataaaagaaaatgaatgtttATGCATGTATTTTTactagttaaaataaaaaaagaatataaaatatgaaaacacaGTATTAAACTCATATAAAAGTTATACTTCATCacaaactatatttattattaaaatatttaaatgaatagaaaaggttaattacaatttttttcccaatattttaaactttgattCATTGAAAAGGTGATTGCCCTTAATTGAAAAGGTGATTCAATAGAGCTTTTTGGTATCTTTACCATAGATTTTGTGATGTGACGCTCCATCCACCACCTCATCTTCTCTTTagaaatttctaatttttttaaaattctaaattcatccattttattttttatttttatcaattttattttttattttttaaaacctcaATTTCAATCTCTTCTTACTTTTACTTTCCCTTTCATTCTTGGCAACAAGTCTCTATCTCCAACTgtcattttttctctttctcttaattttcactTCCGTTAATTGCTGTCTCCATCttgcaaaatttgaaagaaaatgaaaaatgttgtgttaatggaagtggaaattaagagaaagagaaagtgaagGTGAGAAGAGATTGGGATTTggatttaaaaacataaaaagtaaaattggtaaaagtaaaaagtgtaaatttggaatttaaaaaaaaaaaataagaaggtgtagagagaagatggggtggtgtagggagcaTCAAACTCTAACTTTTTCTATTAAacatagagctgtcaaaacgggtaatctGGCTCGACCCAGTCCGGCCTACACGGCTCACTACGGGTTGGTTACTTAGtaagccaacccaacccggctcacttattagcaagctaaacaaatttgaattgagtccgacccaccacgggttggtgggttaaatggGTTGACTCAGTAGCTCATTtatagtgttgtcaaaataggTTGTAACCCACAAGCCAACTCGTTATATCACGGATTTGAGCTGGGTTgggttttaaaaaaatgtaattattttatgcGGGTTAATTTTCTCGGTTCACTCAAATTAAACCTGTGGTAAGTCGGATTGAATTTGTGGTGAACCAGATtaactcaccaacccacctaatttaatttaattatttattattttgtatttcaatattattagttaaccgtttttttattatattgtagatgagatagaaaaatgtttcaaaagagaaaaatattataaatttatctattcaagactctaatattatacaactaataaaaattaaatattaaaaattttatttgtttgtcttttgtACTTATTTTTGGATTTCGCTTGAAttgtatcatatatttttttttactttaaattgtctttaacatcattttaaaataaaatttatttatatttgaattaaaaaaattataatattttaatttaaaaaaacttataatttttttaatttaaaaaagaacttataattaaggagctaaataaaaaattataaattgctATTAGAAATTGTGACTCTTacttcataataaaaaatctataaaatgatattaaaaattatgtaggACCCTAAACATGGCAACAATTAAGATTAAGACATTGTATAATAAGTTTACCTAGGGAATCCTACAAAATATCCTTCATTTTAAGGAACTTGTTTAAATTGACTGAAATATGcagaaaacaaaacacaaatgtGTTACATTCTAAGTCATGTTGGGCTTAATTCCAAGGATGGACATAAGAAATTGGAGTTTCTCCTTGATTTCTAAGGGGTGGATGGAGTTCTCATTGAGAGATGTTGGAGGCTCAACTCCAGTGAAGATGTAAAGAGCCTTCAATTCATCTGCACATGATGCTTCCTTTCTACCTTCATATCCTACTATCTTCCTTATCACATTAATCTCTTTCCACATCTTCTCATCACCCAATACTACCTGCAAAAGCTTCAGTAAACACTCCCATAATAATCAAATATGTTGCAATAAAACTTTTAGTTTATGTATATAAGTTTAATCATACACTAAGTGAATTATTTCCACATAGAATGCAATTAATTAGGCATTGACCTCTTCAGAAGAAGAGATAATGTTTTCTTCAGAGGAGCATTCAGATGGCCAAGACTCTTGTTCTACAGAGGAAACAAGAACCTCCATAGAATCTGTGCGTCTGCCAATAATTGAAGATTCTGCAACATACAAATTAATTCAGATATCAGGGCTCAAAACAAAAGTTAGTCCTCTAGACACTGTAAAATGGCAGACATATTCTATGGTCCATACCTTCATGCAAATCAATTGTGTATGTCTTCTCATCAGGGTCTATCTGTTTTCCATCAAACAAATCATGTGCACTTTCATTAGCAATTTCTCTAGCTTCTGCATCTTCCAAGTACATCCTTTCATTTAACTTATGCATATGAGATTCTTGATTTTCTGAGTCCTGAGAAGAGTTCTCATCCATTTGAATGTTATAAACCATTGATTCTATTGGTGAAGCTTCAATTGGTTCAGCTGGAATCAGTAGTTCAGAAGGTTCAGCCAATGACTTCCTTGAATCATTTGTGGTGTCAAATTCTTTTCCTTCTAACATGATATCcatattttcatcatttcttGAATGAAGCATCTCCTCCCGTAGATTTGgatcttcttcctttctcaaGTCTTCTCCAGTTTCCCCAATGGTACTATGTTCTTCTGCCAATGATTCTTCCATATCTTCAACAGAACCAATTCTTTTACCCCTTTCATCTACCCCTCTACATATTCCTTCTGCATATTCTCCTCTCTCCCTAGTCTTATCAGTTCTACCCTCATCTCTAATTTTTTCTAACAGTCCCTTTGTTTCTCTTTGTAACTCTGCTTCCTCTGTATCACCCTCCATGGGCTGATCCTGGGATTCAtgtaaaaacaaagttttaaccTCAAAGGGAGTCTTAAATTCTTCATAGTCCTCACTAAATGGCTGCACTTGCACTCCATTATTTTCTCCTGGTGAGTTTTCTTCAATTCCATCAGTGGCATATTCTTCTCGTGGACCACACTCACTCCCCACTGTCACATTTTCTCCATTCTTCATACCAAAACCATCGATTTCAATGTCTCTCTTTGCTTCATCCACAAGGGCTTGTTCCTCTCTATATATCTGCATATCATCACAACCACCCTGCTTAAAACATATCCTTTTAAGCAATGGGGGATTCTGGAGAGTAGGCCTGGGGAGCAATTTACTCATTAAATTCTGAGTGCATACATAGCTAGCCAAGAAAACTGCATAAGGCATAGAAAGAGCAATGACAATAACAGAAGCCACCGCAAGAGGTGGAACAAGCACAGGAGCAGCTGAAGCTATGAAACCAGCCACTAAGATCTTCTTTCCAACACAGACTCCCATTTTGAGCAGCCACCTCATCATGCAACCATTTGCAGCATTACTTTTGGACGAGTATTTTCTAGTATCCCACTCTTCATCTTCCGCTTCTTCAAATTCCATCCTATAATATATACACCAACAAATGCTattgaaagttgaaaaaaaaacttgtgaTATGTCTAGAGATTAAAGAGGTTTTCTCTATGCATGTCTATACGCCTTACATCAACATTACTAATTAGCAAGTGAATAGAGTGAAAACGCAAGTGAATAGAGTGAAAACGGTAAGAGAACGATGCAGTCCAGGAAGAGAGGGAAGATAATAGAAGAATGTGGATCAGAGTTGTACCTGAACAGATTGTAAGATAAACAAGCTTGAAATCCCCAACCTCTAAAAGCTAACATGCTACTGTGTTTTTCATCCTCGTTCTGATTCTCAGCAGCATGTTGGGCAAAATGAGAAGTGTGTCTGATTCATTATTACAATATAGTTGTTGATGACACGTGGAGGGTTCAGTTGACAAATGTAGGCTAAGTAGAGTGCTACCTCGGTTTTATTTTGCATGTAACATTCAATATTAAATAGAAATGAtactttgaaattattttctttattttttactaattttttaaagtaaaaaatttactattttataactattttattattataatatgtgaaaaataaatataaatatatttcattttatcattattCCAATATCATATTATCATTAGTGTAATATCTTATTTATGTATTAATCATGCAATTATTCATATAGGTATTATAATATTGAACTATTTTTCACGTGCTTTCAATTTGATTATGCTATTAGATAGTTTATGAGTTTAACCATGCCAATAGTGTAAAAcaagttttatataattattttgtatagtTGTCCAGTCACACACAGAACGGGTTTTCAAGGAGATTAATtctaatgataaataatttaaaataaaatgtaattactGTGTTCTGTTATTATTAAtcaaatctataaatataaatctataaatatatataaggtaaaaaaaataggtaattgtatttaatacttatttaataattaaattgtttttaacatGAAAACACCTCCTGACACTGTAAAACAAATGACTACTATGAATTAGGAGACCATAACTATCACATAGATATTAGACCTTAATCTCAATTACCATGTCGAAagaattataaatgattttatatataatttttaaaaagttattgaaaattaaacaaatttattatataataatttatatttagataataatataaaactattttccAAACTAATGTCATAacgttttcttttctttttataaaaagtttgaccgcttatttattttatcttagtCGTATTTATGGCTCAATCTtctatatatttcatttatttttatttttggattgagttttggaaaattaaataaaaaggggaagtaaaaatttataaaattatttgaattaatgaaagagaagaaaataaataagaaataagtttttttattataatgaatattaacaaaatactaACTTATTTAGTGTTTTTTAAGTTAATGTTCGTCAAATTTTATCAATGCTAGTAAAATAAGTTTTA includes these proteins:
- the LOC108323126 gene encoding protein PELOTA 1, producing the protein MRIVRRDIVPNGPGSVKMVAVDSDDLWFAYNLIAPGDSVMAVTVRKVVREAAHGGRDAERVKLKLEIKVEEVADYDKEGSILRVRGKNILENEHVKIGAFHTLELELQRPFVVRKDVWDSLALEVLQQASDPGASADLAVVLMQEGLAHILLVGRSMTVTRSRIETSIPRKHGPAIAGYEKALDKFFENVMQAFLKHIDFNVVRCAVIASPGFTKDQFHRHLFLEAERRQLRAIIENKSRIILVHTTSGYKHSLREVLDAPNVMNLIKDTKAAQEVRVMKDFFNMLSNDPSRACYGMKHVEVANERLAVQTLLITDDLFRNSDISTRQKFVNLVNSVKDSGGSVHVFSSMHVSGEQLAQISGIAAILRFPLPDLEDIEM
- the LOC128193312 gene encoding uncharacterized protein LOC128193312; the encoded protein is MLAFRGWGFQACLSYNLFRMEFEEAEDEEWDTRKYSSKSNAANGCMMRWLLKMGVCVGKKILVAGFIASAAPVLVPPLAVASVIVIALSMPYAVFLASYVCTQNLMSKLLPRPTLQNPPLLKRICFKQGGCDDMQIYREEQALVDEAKRDIEIDGFGMKNGENVTVGSECGPREEYATDGIEENSPGENNGVQVQPFSEDYEEFKTPFEVKTLFLHESQDQPMEGDTEEAELQRETKGLLEKIRDEGRTDKTRERGEYAEGICRGVDERGKRIGSVEDMEESLAEEHSTIGETGEDLRKEEDPNLREEMLHSRNDENMDIMLEGKEFDTTNDSRKSLAEPSELLIPAEPIEASPIESMVYNIQMDENSSQDSENQESHMHKLNERMYLEDAEAREIANESAHDLFDGKQIDPDEKTYTIDLHEESSIIGRRTDSMEVLVSSVEQESWPSECSSEENIISSSEEVVLGDEKMWKEINVIRKIVGYEGRKEASCADELKALYIFTGVEPPTSLNENSIHPLEIKEKLQFLMSILGIKPNMT